In the Triticum aestivum cultivar Chinese Spring chromosome 2B, IWGSC CS RefSeq v2.1, whole genome shotgun sequence genome, tcctcgctgtatgcggccgtggtggagtaatccggaagggacgcctttcccttcttgggcatCCTAGCCTCCTCCTCTGGGGCGGCTTTTATTTTTGTCTCCTCCCCAGTACGGGGAGGCACATTTTCCtcgtgtttccccccgcctccgcgggaggaatctgcctcgtcgtcttcaGACGACGAGTTTATGACCGCATTGCgccggggacccttcctggtcccctagGTCACCCTCTTAGGCCCTTCGGCCTCTTAAAGTGGGGCGGCCCCTTCCTTTTCCTCCTCCccctcgggggaggagtgtgcctcgtcgtcttcgaacGAGGCGTCCGatacgaccttacgccggagacccttcctggtccccagggccttcttttcagccttcttttccggcgccttgtagggcgctgggactagcatctctgtcaggagagcgtctgctggaccttctggcagtggagccggacagtcaatccgctccgccgtcACCACATACTCCTGATTAAATACACACGATGACTTAAGATCCTCCCATGAGTACGCTGGGAAAAACTACATCTGGTGatggtcagaaaactcaccggatggGGGAGCCGCGTGGCatgaagtccgcggtcctcggatgtgggaggaggtatttcaGAGGCCTTAAATAACGCCTTCCATGCATCCTTGTGTGTCACGCCGTAGAGCTCTcgaagtgtctggtgttcggccgggacgaactcccacagattaaatgcccgtctttggcatggaagaattcggcggacgagcatgacctagaccacgttgacaagcttgattttcttgtccatcatgttcttgatgcagttTTGAAGTCCAGTCAGCTCCGCAGGCtcaccccaggccaggcccttcttttcccaagaggtgagccacatgggaattccggatcggaattcgggggccgccgcccagttggcgtcacgtggctcggtgatgtagaaccaccacgattgccaccctttcacggtctccgcgaaggagccgtcgagccaggtaacattgggcattctgcccaccatggcgcctccgcactccgcttgctggccgctcacgatcttcggcttcatgcagaagattcgtagccacaagccgaagtgaggcttgatgcggaggaaggcctcgcacacgacgataaacgccgagatgttgaggacgaaatttggggctagatcgtagaagtctagcccatagtaaaacatgtgcccgcggacaaagggatgaagtggaaatcccagtccacggacgaagtgggcaaggaacacgaccctctcgtggggtctcggagtcggaatgatctgccctgcgtccggcagccggtgcgcgatatctgcggccaagtatccggccgcccggagcttcgtgatgtgctcctccttgacggtggaggccacccacttgcctcctgctccggacatgttttgcTGTGCGGAGGAGGTGTGGACtatggcgctggagctcgagggggcaagaatggataagcgaaggaggaagaaggcgtgggtgaaaatgggaagtacttatccctttatagaggcgacaaaaATAGTGCGCCTCCCGACTTGCCCGTTGAGGATCGCTTATCTACCAAGCGCCacggttgatggcgcggttgggttacccatacccgtattgatgggaatcccgtgataagggggcatgatctctgcttcgacaagacgtgcctaggaaaccgcctcgcaataagGGTTGTGGCTAGTTgtggaaaaatggttcgaataatgacccgaccgtagtaTCATGTCATGCTGTCTAAAGTTGTCAGCGGGTTACATTTAtggaatatcattctctctatggtggtatgtgaagatcatcttgcagatccggacatgctttgagtgttcgataattactttggagtattcggagaaggaacccgccttgcaatgccgaagacaaacttcacgccggactcatcgtcattgaagcctggttcaggggctactgagggagtcctggattaaggggtatccagacagccggactatatactttggccggactgttggaccgtgtagatacaagactcaagacttcgtcccgtgtccggatgggactctcctttgcgtggaagacaagcttggcgatccggatattgtatttccttctttttaactgactctgtgtaaaccctagccccctccggtgtctatataaaccagagggtttagtccttagagacacaatcataatcatcataggctagcttctagggtttagcctctacgatctcgtggtagatcaactcttgtaatactcatatcatcaatatcaatcaagcaggaagtagggttttacctccatcaagagggcccgaatctgggtaaaacatcgtgtcccttgccccctgttaccattagccttagacgcacagatcgggaccccctacccgagatccgccggttttcacaccgacagcgGTGTCGAGGTATGCTCTGCCCCCCGCTTGCGGCATGCAAGCTACTTCTCCTTGCGCTTGGGAGAAACCGCGGTGGAGGTTGCCGGCTTGGCGGGcttcgccgccttccccaccggtttcgtcgccttCGCCGCGGGGGCGGGCATGGGCGGCTTGCTTGGCACGATGTGGGTGCCCGCCCGCCTCCATTTTTGGCTGATGTGGGTGGACGCCACCATCTTCACCACGGCGGCAGCGGTCAAGGTGGCCGGAGGCGGGAGGTGCGGGGCGGGGGCGGGCACGGTCGCGGCCACGGCGCGGGCGCGGATGAagccggcggcgctggagcggCGGAGGGGGTGGTCCGGGGCTGGAGGGGCTCCATGGCCGCTGGCGGCTACaagaacgggcggcggcggcgtggatgaTGCCAGCGGCGGGGAGAGGAGGCTTGGGAATTTTCCCTCCCACGCACAGTGTTGACCAAGTGAGGGTTGGGCCTTCAACTTGCCCCAAACCCTCACTAGTGCGGGTTGGCCTCGAACTTGAGGGTTCGGCCTGTAattttttttagggtttagggATTTGAGGGTACTGATATGTGCCTTTTTTTGCTCAACCCTCAAACTGGCAGTTATTTTGAGGGCTCTGTTAGACATGCTCTTATAGAACATCTATAGCCGCAACCTGCGAATGGGCCCTCAAACGTCCGCGGACAGTGACTGAGCGGGCCTCCAATTTTGCCATTTGCAACTACAAACCCTATTTCCAAAACACCTAATACATGCAAACACATGCACGTTGATCATTTTGAGTGTTTAGTCCGTGTTAGGCCGGCGGGGCTATTACAAACACCAAATAAATTGCTCGTACTTCAGATTTTCACATCCGTATTGGGTCGGCGGGTTTCAGAGTTTAGTCGCATGTCGCCGCGTGAGGCGAGGCGGCCGGCTTAAATAGCAGTGTCGTCCAAAAGCAATAAGCGTCGGTGATCATTGCACCATTTGCAAAGGATATAGACTCTCAATATTAATCTTTTCTGCTTATCATAGAGAAGATTAATACTCATGGTCTATTTCCTTAACAAACTGAACGTTGATGATTGCCGGCTCTTTTTGAATAACAATGTGTCGAACACATAGAGGGCAAGGTGCAGTCTAGTGCAATGGTAACGACGGAGCTAGCAGACGTCCCGCGCGAAGGAGCAAGTGCAAAGGGGTTGGTCGGAAGGGGATTTGGTTCACTTTTTGTGAGGTCATGCCATTAGTCGGACCTGGCTTTTTTTTACCGCTCACTGTCCAGGGCATCCGCCCAGTCGCATGGGAGGGCTTGAGGGGGACGCGAACACACAATATTTCCACGCCTATGCTAATGGCCGGCGTCGTAAATGCGCCATCCTAAGACTACAATCTGAGCAGGGGCTCCTTTTGCGTCAATAGGATATTGTTCGACATATTTACGACTTTTACATTCAGTTGATGGGCACCAGGGAGGAGGCCCAGGCTCGGCTGCGGTCGGATGTTTGGGACCCCGCGCTGCGGGTCACGATCGAGGAGAATGAAGGCTTGGGCCTCGCCTTCCTTCCCCAGGAGATCGACCAGGCCATCCTTGGGATGCGCTCTGACACCGCTCCGGGTCCGGATGCgtggccggtggcgatgttcaAAAGGTTCTGGCAAGTGCTCAAGGGTCCTATTTTCGAAGTTTGTAACGGGTTTATGCATGGTACAGTAGACATCTCCCGCCTTAACTTTGGGGTTCTCTCTCTTATTCCCAAAGTCCAGGGCGCGGACAACATTAGACTCTTTCGCCCTATAGCACTTATCAATGTCTCGTTTAAGATCTGTTCTAAAGCTTGTTCTATGCGCTTATCTCCGGTAGCTCATCGTATTATTAGTAGGAATCAGTCGGCTTTTATTCGTGGTCGCAACATTTTGGAGGGACCGCTGGCCCTCCAAGAAATCGTTCACTCGCTCAAACGCTCTCGCCAGCCGGCGATTCTTTTAAAATTAGATTTTGAGAAGGCGTATGATCGAGTGAACTGGGAGTTCCTCCGACAAACCCTTTTGGATCGAGGATTTTCGTCGGTTTGGGTCCACCGTATGATGCAATTGGTCTCGGGAGGCCAAACGGCGATCGCGGTCAAtggagaagtagggaacttcttccgcaacaagcATGGGCTGCGTCAAGGGGACCCAGCCTCACCGTTGCTTTTCAACTTTGTGGCGGACGCCCTGGGCGCCATGCTAGACAAAGCTCGCGCAGCTGGCCACATTAGGGGAGTGGTCGGTAACCTGATCCTAGGAGGCGTGTCACACTTGCAGTATGCGGATGACACTCttctcctttttgaaccggacgCCCACAGTATCGCCATGGTTAAGGCCATCTTGCTGTGTTTTGAACTCATGTCCGGGCTAAAAATTAACTTCCAAAAGTGTGAAGTGGTGTCCATAGGGATGGACACGGCCGAAAGTGAACGGGTTGCCAACTTGCTTAATTGCAAACTTGGGAAGTTTCTGTTTACCTACCTCGTCCTCCCAATCGCAAAGAAGAAATGCACGATTGCCGATTGGGAACCTCTCACCACTAAGGTGGCGGACCGGGTATGTCCGTGAAGAGGTCGATTTATGTCTTCAGGGGCAAGACTAACCCTTTCCAACTCCAGCCTCTCATCCCTACCTATGTTTGCCATGGGTATGTTCTTGTTGGCTGATGGGGTACACACGAAAATGGACACCCCGCGGGCacgtttcttttgggaaggagcggACCCTAAACGGAAATACCACATGGTTAAGTGGCATGCTGTTTGCAGACCTAAAGCCCAGGGGGGGCTCGGGATCATCAACTCTAAGTTGATGAACATAGCGCTTATGTGTAAGTGGATCTGGAAGTTGTCCCAGGGAGGGAACGGCCTCTGGATTGACCTCCTTCGTGCCAAGTATTTCCCACAAGGGAATTTCTTTGAGGCAACACCGCAGGGGTCCCCATTCTGGACCTCCATCCAAGCCCTCAAACCATACTTCGCCAGGGGTGCGAGGTTCACGGTTAATAACGGCCGCTCCACGCGTCTTTGGCACGATGTTTGGTCAGGCCAGCAGCCCCTTTGGTCGGAGTTCACCCATCTTTACTCCATTGCAGTTGAGCCCAACCAACTGGTTGCTTCGGCCCTTAGTGCCACTCCGCCCCCAATACACTTCAGACGGGAGCTTGTGGGACAGGAGCTGGTAGATTGGGATCGCCTCCGGGCTCTGTTAGCAAATGTGCGTCTGTCGGACTCCACAGACGTGGTCTCTTGGAGACTTTCGGGTTCTGGCAAGTTCACTGTCAAGTCCCTATATCGTGAGTTATGTCGCGGCCATGCGCCTATGGCAGCCACGGGGCTTTGGAAGGCGCGAATCCCACTAAAGATTAAGGTCTTCCTATGGCAACTATGCCAAGATCGCCTTCCTACCTCTATCAATATAGCTAAGCGCAATGGCCCCGCTTCCGGTCCTTGCGCTTTGTGTGCTGACgcggaagatgctgaccacgcatTCTTCCGATGTCCTTTGGCGCGCTTTGCTTGGAGTGCGGTCCGTGAGGCCACTGGGGTGGATTGGGATCCACGCTCACGCTCTGAGCTTGTGTCTCTATTATCCTCGATCCAGGGATCTCTTCGCCGGATCATGTGGACGTGCGCCTCGGCCATGTTATGGGCCTTATGGAACATTCGTAACAAGCTTACTATTGAGGGAGTGTTTCTCTCTCACCCCGCTGATGTTATATTCAAATGCATCTTATTCTTGCAGCAGTGGGCGCCGCTGGGAAGGCAACAGGACTCTGATCTACACCGACAAGCTATCGCGCGACNNNNNNNNNNNNNNNNNNNNNNNNNNNNNNNNNNNNNNNNNNNNNNNNNNNNNNNNNNNNNNNNNNNNNNNNNNNNNNNNNNNNNNNNNNNNNNNNNNNNNNNNNNNNNNNNNNNNNNNNNNNNNNNNNNNNNNNNNNNNNNNNNNNNNNNNNNNNNNNNNNNNNNNNNNNNNNNNNNNNNNNNNNNNNNNNNNNNNNNNNNNNNNNNNNNNNNNNNNNNNNNNNNNNNNNNNNNNNNNNNNNNNNNNNNNNNNNNNNNNNNNNNNNNNNNNNNNNNNNNNNNNNNNNNNNNNNNNNNNNNNNNNCGTAAGTTTGGCTGGTTAAGCCATGTACTGCACCTTATCTCGCCGTCGTGTCCTTTGTGGAATGCCTTAGAACTTGGTGACCTCCGTCTGTTTCGATGTTTCGTTTATGTACGCTGCCTATGTTGAGGGCTTTATTAATTtacgaaaacactaacgcccacacgtgtgggcattaccCAATTCGCCCACACGCCTGGATCATCCTTCATtgtcttttgcacgaatcttgacacgaaaaggtggatttggtgtgccacgtaggacggggctggtgtgtgggcgttggagagtttgcccacacgccCGCACCATGCTGTTTGCCAGCTGCattgtgtgggcgaactgcttttcgcccacacagCCACCAACTAGGtcatgcgcgtgtgggcgaactgcttttcgcccacacgacactactaccttgtggatggcaactgcagttacgcgaacgtgCAACTTGGTACACACACATGGCAATTGTGATTCTTTGctacatggcaactacagttacgcgaacgtggcaactcggtacacacacatggcaactgtgattctttgctacacggcaactgcagttgcgcgtacgtggcaaccagataaacacacattgcaactgtgattaacaatacatggcaattatggttggaccacacgtggcaactaggtaaacacacatggcaactactgttttgACCATATGtgacaagtagttaatcacacacggcaactatggtttgattacacgccgaaactaccataaattagacatggcaactacagttaatcaaaacagatagagttgccatgcttttacaactacacttgccatcccGGATGACTACATCTGTCAaccaggatggcaactaaatccTCATCCCACGgggtacctaacgtagctgcgtcaggacgtgtgggcatttttgcttcgtgccacacgcacggggtggagatgagtagtatttgttgggcgtgtggcacgaagtagccgcgcccacacgtgtgggcaattctaatgtccgcccacacacggcccgtgtgggctgcctcctgctcacaccacacacggtgtgtgggcgcatgtcgtatatgccacacgtgtggcagttatcggcgtccttaatttaaagccggacgtctCTGACGTCTATGTTCTAAAAAAAATGGGAGGGCTTGAGGCGCCCGATTGTTGATGCTTTTAGACGTCCTTGTCGCTAAGAGAATACCGAGCTTGCtaaatatgaccacatgtttatGAAGTGAGGAGTGGATAATAAATAATACGAACTCTTACCCAAATAGGTAAATATGATCGTGGATATTTATTTTTCCCAAGCTCTAACCCTAATAGGGCTTTTACCCCATTAACATTTAGCCGGCCGAATTTAActatgcaaaaaaaaaacatgtCAAAGCATTTtcttaaaataaaagaaaaactagcatgaacagaaaaagaaagaaagcggTGTCCCACTCCGAGCCCGAGCTCCTCCAGACGGATAAGCCCCCACGTGTTCTCCTCTACGCCATCACCACACCGCACAAGACTCATATTAACCCTGTCTCTGCCCATAGACCCCACACCCTTCTTCCCCGGCCATAACAACAAAACGCCTGAAAAATCACCTCCCCCAAATCCACACGTTCCCCTCCTCACCACCGTGGGGAAAAGATCCCTCAACTCCCCAATGGCTCTCCTCCCCCAAATCCTCCCCTCCCCGCGCCCCCATCCCCACCTCGCCGCCTCCCGCTACCCTTTCTCCCCCGCCCACGCATTCCGCACAGCGCCTCGCCTCCACGCCTCTGGCCACCGCCGCCGAGGCCGCCTCGCCGCGTCAGGGCCcgggtcgtcgccgtcgccgtcgcccgaccAGTACCCGTCCGAGCCCGACGATGGCCTTGTGGAGCTCCCTCTGTTCCCTCTCCCACTCGTCCTCTTCCCGGACGCGACCCACGCGCTGCACATCTTCGAGTTCCGCTACCGTATCATGATGCACACCGTGCTCGACACCGACCTCCGCTTCGGCGTCGTCTTCGCCGGCTCCGACGGCGCCTCCGACGTCGGCTGCGTCGGGGAGGTCGTCAAGCACGAGCGCCTCGCTGACGACCGCTTCTTCCTCATCTGCAAGGGCCAGGAGCGGTTCCGCGTCGCTCGCATCGTCCGCAACAAGCCTTacctcgtcgccgccgtgcagTGGCTCGAGGACCGCCCGCCTGCGGAGACGCCGGCCCCTGGGGAGGACGCCGAGGCGCTCGCCGTCGAGGTCGAGGCGCTCATGCGCGACGTCATACGCATCGCCAACCGCCTCAACGGCAAGCCCGAGAAGGAGGTCGGGGACCTGCGCCGGGGGCTCTTCCCCACCCCATTCTCCTTCTACGTGGGCAACACCTtcgagggcgcgcccagggagcaGCAGGCGCTGCTCGAGCTTGAGGACACCGCCGCGCGGCTGAGACGGGAGCGGGACACGCTCCGCAACACTCTCAACTACCTTACCGCCGCGTCTGCCGTCAAGGACGTCTTcccctcgtcgccgtcgtcggggTGAAGCCTTTCGCCTCTGTCCCATCTCGCTCGCCGATAAGGAGTTTGTGGAGGGTAGTGGGACTAAACCTTCTTATTACTCTTTTTCGCCTTTTTCCTTTCCTTATAATTGCAAGGGTAGGCTTTATTTCAAAGTGGTAGCATTTTAGCG is a window encoding:
- the LOC123044709 gene encoding lon protease, with product MALLPQILPSPRPHPHLAASRYPFSPAHAFRTAPRLHASGHRRRGRLAASGPGSSPSPSPDQYPSEPDDGLVELPLFPLPLVLFPDATHALHIFEFRYRIMMHTVLDTDLRFGVVFAGSDGASDVGCVGEVVKHERLADDRFFLICKGQERFRVARIVRNKPYLVAAVQWLEDRPPAETPAPGEDAEALAVEVEALMRDVIRIANRLNGKPEKEVGDLRRGLFPTPFSFYVGNTFEGAPREQQALLELEDTAARLRRERDTLRNTLNYLTAASAVKDVFPSSPSSG